The Streptomyces sp. NBC_01244 genome contains a region encoding:
- a CDS encoding non-ribosomal peptide synthetase, with the protein MSPKPAEPSSTAHGPVAARLPLSAAQRDIWMAHGLDASGCRYNIGEYREILGDLDPQLLSRAWYQLAREADALRIRGTGADEDGGLWQLVRAEPGDRRLELLDVSGEADPAGAARDRMDAELARPFDLVDGWLTRHVLIDAGTAPGGERRWFYFHAFHHLAVDGLGVALMDQRLVELYERGAAGEPWGPSPFGTLEALFAEDARYRTSPEAAADRAHWAGHLSGLPQTPRLGEGRSGGPAPGALPFVRRTVVLPPDRADRLRAVARDRRAPWTMLVIALVAAYVHRVSGSTEPVLGLPVTGRRTELARCTPGMMSNVVPLRVPVAPGGTLAELLAAVVKETRQGLAHQRTRYEDMCRDLGVGESERRITAPLVNIMAFTPGMRFCGFPTTQHNLSNGPVEDLAVGVYDLGPEGGLRIDFDAAPQVCDLAAVAGHQDRFLRFVTAALDSVLEVPLSELELLGEAERRQVLEEWTGRRAEIGEETLVDRFEEQARTRPDALALVFGDEELTYAQLDARANRLAHHLAQHGLGRGDLAGVLLDRGTDFATALLAVLKTGAGYALLDPEFPDERLAGTAAEAGLRVLVSDGTHHARVGGGPWTTVLVDSGAEIIGRRPSGPLGIRLTPADTACVMFTSGSTGRPKGILSSHRNLVSTVTAQTYANFGPDEVFLQCSPVSWDAFSLEFWGALLHGGTTILQPGQRPEPAAIAALAPSRGVTMLQLSSSLFNFLTDEHPESFATTRIVYTGGEPASPTHVHRLHARYPSLTITNGYGPAESMGFTSTHPIAVTDEVAATVSIGRPLTNKHAYVLDARLCPSPPGTTGELYLTGDGLAHGYLAQPATTATSFVPNPYGPPGSRLYRTGDQAHWDTEGNLHYTGRTDTQIKIRGFRVEPTEIETVLTGHPRIAQATLVHTTHLTAYVTLVPGPELGPELGLQLGPAELKGWLRERLPEHMVPAQFAVLDRLPLTANGKIDKRALPAVELPLPAGGRQPRTELEEIVRTLVSEVLGSPAPLSIDDGFFDHGGHSLLAARLVNRIGATLGVTLTLRDVFQHPTPAALARQVTAASGRPVLPPLTRAAVRPERLPLSFAQQRLWLVSGLEEQGTSYNVPMAVRLDGAVDVAALRAAFGDLAGRHEPLRTRFTTVDGDPRQVVDPAGPAVFEVRTVAPHDLDAELLSAARHSFDLAAEHPLRATLLRTGEAGSTLLVLMHHIATDGQSLRPLFEDLSAAYAARREDRAPDWAPLPADYADYALWQRAAQADGAVLEGQLAYWKSALAGLPEELGLIPDRPRPAVAGQRGGAVRVDFGRRLHKRIVELARAERCTPFMVVQASLAALLTRLGAGTDIPLGSPVAGRTDEALSDLVGFFVNTLVLRTDTSGDPAFRELLARVRAADLDAFAHQDAPFDLVLEAVNPTRSLARHPLFQICLALESGPAVTPDFPGLRAGAAEPLVTGAVKFDLEFLLRAEPDGPLTGAVLFSSDLYERATVERLADMLRRTLEHVVAAPDVPLSELELLGEAERRQVLEEWTGRRAEIGEETLVDRFEEQARTRPDALALVFGDEELTYAQLDARANRLAHHLAQHGLGRGGLAGVLLDRGTDFATALLAVLKTGAGYALLDPEFPDERLAGTARDAGVGVLVTDSRHHARVAGPWTSVLVDCEAEAIGRRSATGPGVVLTPADAACVMFTSGSTGRPKGILSSHRNLVSTVTAQTYANFGPDEVFLQCSPISWDAFSLEFWGALLHGGTTILQPGQRPEPAAIAALSRRHAVTMLQLSSSLFNYLTDEHPDAFATTRIVYTGGEPASPTHVHRLHTLHPALTITNGYGPAESMGFTTTHPIPVSDRPTPTVSIGRPLTNKHVYVLDTHLRPTPPGATGELYLAGDGLAHGYLAQPATTATSFVPNPYGPPGSRLYRTGDQAHWDTEGNLHYTGRTDTQIKIRGFRVETTEIETVLTTHPEIAQATLSTHPDHHNTPQLTAYLVATSPGLSGQDVRLWLRTLLPDHMIPAFVVLLDRLPLTPNGKIDKRALPVPEAAATAGGRAPRTELEASVLAHFADALNTTAPLSIDDGFFDLGGHSLLAARLTNRIGADLGVTLTLRDVFQHPTPATLAQRIENLRRSAPAAPRRARPALRRRTPDQERSSS; encoded by the coding sequence ATGTCCCCCAAGCCCGCTGAACCGAGCAGCACCGCGCACGGGCCGGTCGCTGCGCGGCTGCCGCTGTCGGCGGCGCAACGCGACATCTGGATGGCCCACGGGCTGGACGCCTCGGGCTGCCGCTACAACATCGGGGAGTACCGCGAGATCCTGGGCGACCTCGATCCGCAGCTCCTCTCCCGGGCCTGGTACCAACTGGCCCGCGAGGCGGACGCGCTGCGCATCCGCGGGACCGGTGCGGACGAGGACGGCGGTCTGTGGCAGCTGGTGCGGGCCGAACCGGGCGACCGGCGGCTGGAGTTGCTGGACGTGAGCGGCGAGGCGGACCCCGCGGGGGCGGCCCGGGACCGGATGGACGCGGAGCTGGCCCGGCCCTTCGACCTGGTGGACGGCTGGCTGACCCGGCACGTCCTGATCGACGCGGGCACCGCGCCCGGCGGCGAACGGCGCTGGTTCTACTTCCACGCCTTCCACCACCTGGCCGTCGACGGCCTGGGCGTCGCCCTGATGGACCAGCGGCTGGTGGAGCTGTACGAGCGGGGCGCGGCCGGGGAGCCCTGGGGGCCGAGCCCGTTCGGGACGCTGGAGGCCCTGTTCGCCGAGGACGCGCGGTACCGGACCTCGCCGGAGGCGGCGGCGGACCGGGCGCACTGGGCCGGGCACCTCTCGGGGCTGCCGCAGACCCCGCGGCTCGGCGAAGGCCGCAGCGGCGGACCGGCGCCGGGCGCACTGCCCTTCGTACGGCGCACCGTGGTGCTGCCGCCGGACCGGGCGGACCGGCTGCGGGCGGTGGCGCGGGACCGGCGGGCGCCGTGGACGATGCTGGTGATCGCGCTCGTCGCGGCCTACGTGCACCGGGTGAGCGGAAGCACCGAGCCGGTGCTCGGGCTTCCGGTGACGGGGCGGCGGACCGAACTGGCGCGGTGCACACCGGGGATGATGTCGAACGTGGTGCCGCTGCGGGTGCCGGTGGCTCCCGGCGGGACGCTCGCCGAGCTGTTGGCGGCCGTGGTCAAGGAGACGCGGCAGGGCCTCGCGCACCAGCGCACGCGGTACGAGGACATGTGCCGGGACCTGGGTGTCGGCGAGTCGGAACGGCGGATCACGGCGCCGCTGGTCAACATCATGGCCTTCACCCCGGGGATGCGATTCTGCGGCTTCCCGACGACCCAGCACAACCTGAGCAACGGTCCCGTGGAGGACCTGGCGGTCGGTGTCTACGACCTGGGGCCCGAGGGCGGCCTGCGGATCGACTTCGATGCGGCGCCGCAGGTCTGCGACCTCGCCGCGGTGGCCGGGCACCAGGACCGGTTCCTGCGGTTCGTGACGGCCGCACTGGACTCGGTGCTCGAAGTCCCTTTGTCGGAGCTGGAGTTGCTGGGTGAGGCCGAGCGGCGTCAGGTGCTGGAGGAGTGGACCGGCCGCCGCGCCGAGATCGGTGAGGAAACCCTCGTCGACCGCTTCGAGGAGCAGGCCCGCACCCGCCCCGATGCCCTCGCCCTCGTCTTCGGCGACGAGGAACTCACCTACGCCCAACTCGACGCCCGCGCCAACCGGCTCGCCCACCACCTCGCCCAACACGGCCTGGGCCGCGGCGACCTCGCCGGGGTCCTCCTCGACCGCGGCACCGACTTCGCCACGGCCCTCCTCGCCGTCCTCAAGACCGGCGCCGGATACGCCCTCCTGGACCCCGAGTTCCCCGACGAACGGCTCGCCGGTACGGCTGCCGAGGCCGGTCTGCGGGTGCTGGTGAGCGACGGGACGCACCATGCACGGGTGGGCGGCGGGCCCTGGACGACCGTACTGGTGGACTCCGGGGCGGAGATCATCGGCCGCCGGCCGTCCGGCCCCCTCGGCATCCGGCTGACGCCCGCCGACACGGCGTGCGTGATGTTCACCTCCGGCTCGACCGGACGCCCCAAGGGCATCCTCTCCTCCCACCGCAACCTCGTCTCCACCGTCACCGCCCAGACCTACGCGAACTTCGGACCGGACGAAGTCTTCCTCCAGTGCTCCCCCGTCTCCTGGGACGCCTTCAGCCTCGAATTCTGGGGCGCCCTCCTCCACGGCGGCACCACCATCCTCCAACCCGGACAGCGACCCGAACCCGCGGCCATCGCCGCGCTGGCCCCGAGCCGGGGCGTCACGATGCTCCAACTGTCCTCCAGTCTCTTCAACTTCCTGACCGACGAACACCCCGAGTCCTTCGCGACCACTCGGATCGTCTACACGGGCGGCGAACCCGCCTCCCCCACCCACGTGCACCGCCTCCACGCCCGGTACCCCTCGCTCACCATCACCAACGGCTACGGCCCCGCCGAGTCCATGGGCTTCACCTCCACCCACCCGATAGCGGTCACGGACGAGGTGGCGGCCACGGTGTCCATCGGCCGGCCGCTCACCAACAAGCACGCCTACGTCCTCGACGCACGGCTGTGCCCCTCCCCTCCCGGGACGACCGGCGAGCTGTACCTGACCGGCGACGGCCTGGCCCACGGCTACCTCGCCCAGCCCGCCACCACCGCCACGAGCTTCGTCCCCAACCCCTACGGCCCACCCGGCTCCCGCCTCTACCGCACCGGCGACCAAGCCCACTGGGACACCGAAGGAAACCTCCACTACACCGGCCGCACCGACACCCAGATCAAGATCCGCGGCTTCCGCGTGGAACCCACCGAGATCGAGACCGTGCTGACCGGGCACCCGCGGATCGCCCAGGCCACCCTGGTGCACACCACCCACCTGACGGCCTACGTCACCCTCGTCCCCGGCCCGGAGCTGGGCCCGGAGCTGGGCCTGCAGTTGGGCCCGGCCGAGCTGAAGGGCTGGCTGCGCGAGCGGCTGCCGGAGCACATGGTCCCGGCGCAGTTCGCCGTACTGGACCGGCTGCCGCTCACCGCGAACGGGAAGATCGACAAGCGGGCGCTGCCGGCCGTCGAGCTTCCGCTGCCCGCCGGCGGCCGCCAGCCCCGTACCGAACTGGAGGAGATCGTCCGGACCCTCGTCAGCGAGGTCCTCGGCTCCCCCGCCCCGCTCTCCATCGACGACGGCTTCTTCGACCACGGCGGCCACTCGCTGCTCGCCGCCCGGCTGGTCAACCGGATCGGCGCCACCCTCGGCGTCACCCTCACCCTGCGCGACGTCTTCCAGCACCCCACCCCGGCGGCGCTGGCCCGCCAGGTGACGGCCGCATCGGGCCGGCCCGTGCTGCCGCCGCTGACCCGGGCCGCCGTGCGGCCGGAGCGGCTGCCCCTGTCCTTCGCCCAGCAGCGCCTCTGGCTGGTGTCGGGGCTCGAGGAGCAGGGGACCTCGTACAACGTGCCGATGGCGGTCCGGCTGGACGGCGCCGTGGACGTGGCGGCGCTGCGAGCCGCCTTCGGTGACCTCGCCGGCCGGCACGAGCCGCTGCGGACCAGGTTCACCACCGTGGACGGCGACCCCCGGCAGGTCGTCGACCCGGCAGGGCCGGCCGTCTTCGAGGTCCGCACGGTGGCCCCGCACGACCTGGACGCCGAACTGCTTTCGGCCGCCCGGCACTCCTTCGACCTGGCCGCCGAGCATCCGCTGCGGGCGACCCTGCTGCGGACCGGGGAGGCCGGGTCCACCCTGCTCGTCCTGATGCACCACATCGCCACCGACGGCCAGTCACTGCGCCCGCTCTTCGAGGACCTGTCGGCCGCCTACGCCGCCCGCCGGGAGGACCGCGCGCCCGACTGGGCCCCGCTGCCCGCGGACTACGCCGACTACGCGCTCTGGCAGCGCGCCGCGCAAGCGGACGGCGCGGTACTGGAAGGGCAGCTGGCGTACTGGAAATCCGCGCTGGCCGGGCTGCCGGAGGAGCTCGGGCTGATCCCCGACCGGCCCCGGCCGGCCGTGGCGGGGCAGCGCGGCGGGGCGGTGCGCGTCGACTTCGGGCGCCGGCTGCACAAGCGGATCGTCGAGCTGGCGCGCGCCGAGCGGTGCACGCCGTTCATGGTGGTGCAGGCCTCGCTGGCCGCGCTGCTGACCCGGCTGGGCGCGGGGACGGACATCCCCCTCGGGTCACCGGTCGCCGGACGTACGGACGAGGCCCTGTCGGACCTGGTGGGGTTCTTCGTCAACACCCTCGTGCTGCGGACCGACACGTCGGGCGATCCTGCCTTCCGGGAGCTGCTGGCCCGGGTGCGGGCCGCCGACCTGGACGCCTTCGCCCATCAGGACGCCCCCTTCGACCTGGTGCTGGAGGCCGTCAACCCGACGCGTTCGCTGGCCCGCCACCCGCTGTTCCAGATCTGCCTGGCCCTGGAGTCGGGCCCGGCGGTCACCCCGGACTTCCCGGGCCTGCGGGCCGGGGCCGCGGAGCCGCTGGTGACGGGGGCGGTCAAGTTCGACCTGGAGTTCCTGCTGCGGGCCGAGCCGGACGGACCGCTGACGGGCGCGGTGCTGTTCAGCTCGGACCTCTACGAGCGCGCCACCGTGGAACGGCTGGCGGACATGCTGCGGCGCACCCTGGAGCACGTCGTGGCCGCTCCCGACGTTCCTTTGTCGGAGCTGGAGTTGCTGGGTGAGGCCGAGCGGCGTCAGGTGCTGGAGGAGTGGACCGGCCGCCGCGCCGAGATCGGTGAGGAAACCCTCGTCGACCGCTTCGAGGAGCAGGCCCGCACCCGCCCCGATGCCCTCGCCCTCGTCTTCGGCGACGAGGAACTCACCTACGCCCAACTCGACGCCCGCGCCAACCGGCTCGCCCACCACCTCGCCCAACACGGCCTGGGCCGCGGCGGCCTCGCCGGCGTCCTCCTCGACCGCGGCACCGACTTCGCCACGGCCCTCCTCGCCGTCCTCAAGACCGGCGCCGGATACGCCCTCCTGGACCCCGAGTTCCCCGACGAACGGCTCGCGGGGACCGCGCGGGACGCGGGGGTGGGCGTCCTCGTCACGGACTCCCGGCACCACGCCCGGGTGGCCGGACCGTGGACCTCCGTGCTGGTCGACTGCGAGGCCGAGGCCATCGGCAGGCGGTCCGCCACCGGCCCGGGCGTCGTCCTGACGCCCGCCGACGCCGCGTGCGTGATGTTCACCTCCGGCTCGACCGGACGCCCCAAGGGCATCCTCTCCTCCCACCGCAACCTCGTCTCCACCGTCACCGCCCAGACCTACGCGAACTTCGGTCCGGACGAAGTCTTCCTCCAGTGCTCCCCCATCTCCTGGGACGCCTTCAGCCTCGAATTCTGGGGCGCCCTCCTCCACGGCGGCACCACCATCCTCCAACCCGGACAGCGACCCGAACCCGCGGCCATCGCCGCACTGTCGCGGCGTCACGCCGTGACCATGCTCCAGCTCTCCTCCAGCCTCTTCAACTACCTCACCGACGAACACCCGGACGCCTTCGCGACCACCCGGATCGTCTACACGGGCGGCGAACCCGCCTCCCCCACCCACGTCCACCGCCTCCACACCCTGCATCCGGCCCTCACCATCACCAACGGCTACGGCCCCGCCGAATCGATGGGCTTCACCACCACCCACCCCATCCCGGTCTCCGACCGTCCGACTCCCACCGTGTCCATCGGCCGGCCGCTCACGAACAAGCACGTCTACGTCCTGGACACCCACCTGCGCCCCACACCGCCCGGTGCCACGGGCGAGCTCTACCTGGCCGGCGACGGACTGGCCCACGGCTACCTCGCCCAGCCCGCCACCACCGCCACGAGCTTCGTCCCCAACCCCTACGGCCCACCCGGCTCCCGCCTCTACCGCACCGGCGACCAAGCCCACTGGGACACCGAAGGAAACCTCCACTACACCGGCCGCACCGACACCCAGATCAAGATCCGCGGCTTCCGCGTGGAGACGACGGAGATCGAGACCGTCCTCACCACCCATCCGGAGATCGCCCAGGCCACCCTCTCGACCCACCCCGACCACCACAACACGCCCCAGCTGACGGCCTACCTCGTCGCGACCTCGCCCGGCCTCTCGGGGCAGGACGTCCGGCTCTGGTTGCGCACGCTGCTGCCGGACCACATGATTCCGGCCTTCGTGGTCCTGCTGGACCGGCTGCCGCTCACCCCGAACGGGAAGATCGACAAGCGGGCCCTGCCCGTCCCCGAGGCGGCCGCCACGGCCGGCGGGCGCGCTCCGCGCACCGAGCTGGAGGCATCGGTCCTCGCACACTTCGCCGACGCCCTGAACACGACGGCGCCGCTCTCCATCGACGACGGCTTCTTCGACCTCGGCGGCCATTCCCTGCTGGCCGCCCGCCTCACCAACCGGATCGGCGCCGACCTCGGCGTCACCCTCACCCTCCGCGACGTCTTCCAGCACCCGACGCCCGCCACCCTCGCGCAGCGCATCGAAAACCTGCGCCGGTCCGCCCCGGCGGCGCCCCGCCGGGCCCGGCCCGCGCTGCGCCGCCGCACCCCCGACCAGGAACGGAGTTCCTCATGA
- a CDS encoding thioesterase II family protein: protein MSNDTYPDFTPAPDDVVWDLPGDGPQRTSLLVLPHAGGNAHAYAEWRQYLPADVRLLIGQYPGRGARFAEDLPRTIADLAGPVVASLPAGTTDDLVVLGHSMGSLVAFEVVRALQAAGRTPRALVASACRAPFLANPCAVHPELLDDDELVAAIKERGGTDDGILDEPELREIIIPSIRADFAIDDVYRCEESEARVDCPLTVIGGDADPVAPAASLDRWAQLTDHPFASFVLPGGHFYFQQQLFEFFAVLGSVLGPVLDSAVGGRATAGSAA from the coding sequence ATGAGCAACGACACGTACCCGGACTTCACGCCCGCGCCCGACGACGTGGTGTGGGACCTGCCGGGCGACGGCCCGCAGCGGACCTCACTGCTGGTCCTGCCGCACGCCGGCGGCAATGCCCACGCGTACGCCGAATGGCGCCAGTACCTGCCCGCCGACGTCCGGCTGCTGATCGGCCAGTACCCGGGCCGGGGAGCCCGCTTCGCGGAGGACTTGCCCCGCACGATCGCCGACCTGGCCGGCCCGGTCGTGGCCTCGCTGCCGGCGGGGACCACGGACGACCTCGTGGTGCTCGGGCACAGCATGGGCTCGCTGGTCGCCTTCGAGGTGGTACGCGCCCTGCAGGCGGCGGGCCGGACCCCGCGGGCCCTGGTCGCCTCGGCCTGCCGGGCCCCCTTCCTCGCCAACCCGTGCGCGGTGCACCCCGAACTCCTGGACGACGACGAACTGGTCGCCGCCATCAAGGAGCGCGGGGGAACCGACGACGGCATCCTCGACGAACCGGAGCTGCGGGAGATCATCATCCCGTCCATCCGCGCCGACTTCGCGATCGACGATGTCTACCGCTGCGAGGAGTCCGAGGCCCGCGTGGACTGCCCGCTGACCGTGATCGGCGGGGACGCCGACCCGGTCGCGCCGGCCGCCTCGCTGGACCGCTGGGCGCAGCTCACCGACCATCCCTTCGCCTCGTTCGTACTGCCCGGCGGCCACTTCTACTTCCAGCAGCAGCTGTTCGAGTTCTTCGCCGTCCTCGGCTCCGTCCTCGGCCCCGTCCTCGACTCCGCCGTCGGCGGCCGGGCCACGGCCGGCTCCGCCGCCTGA
- a CDS encoding TauD/TfdA family dioxygenase: MTTFADAPAETGIRPLREAGKPVVVRTPAGADLETAVAWLNAHRGDIQAELHRSGAVLLRGLPVSDAASFAAARDALIQERAGYKEKATPRTDFGEGVFSSTDLPAVQPIRLHNENSYTLDFPGVLLFGCVIAPEEGGATTVGDMREALRLLPPELVERFARAGWLLVRNYSELAGLPWYKTFATEDKAVAEAYCEENTVGYEWVEEDDSMITRQRRSAIVTHPATGEQTWFNHFAFWNSRTLDPDVREVLVETYGEDGLPFNTYLGDGTRLTDAEVDAINDVYDRVTVRETWQQGDLMLVDNILCAHGREAYKGDRKILVAMGEPVALADCAPATQPSTTVFAGE, encoded by the coding sequence ATGACCACGTTCGCAGACGCCCCCGCCGAGACCGGGATCCGCCCGCTCCGCGAGGCCGGCAAGCCCGTCGTCGTCCGGACCCCGGCCGGCGCCGACCTGGAGACGGCAGTCGCCTGGCTGAACGCCCACCGCGGCGACATCCAGGCCGAGTTGCACCGCTCGGGCGCCGTCCTGCTGCGCGGGCTGCCCGTTTCGGACGCGGCGAGCTTCGCCGCCGCCCGCGACGCGCTGATCCAGGAGCGCGCCGGCTACAAGGAGAAGGCGACCCCGCGCACCGACTTCGGCGAGGGCGTCTTCTCCTCCACCGACCTGCCGGCCGTCCAGCCGATCCGGCTCCACAACGAGAACAGCTACACCCTCGACTTCCCCGGCGTGCTGCTGTTCGGCTGCGTGATCGCCCCCGAGGAGGGCGGCGCCACCACGGTCGGGGACATGCGGGAGGCGCTGCGCCTGCTGCCGCCGGAGCTCGTGGAGCGGTTCGCCCGGGCCGGCTGGCTGCTCGTGCGCAACTACTCGGAGCTCGCGGGCCTGCCCTGGTACAAGACGTTCGCGACCGAGGACAAGGCCGTCGCGGAGGCCTACTGCGAGGAGAACACGGTGGGCTACGAGTGGGTCGAGGAGGACGACTCGATGATCACCCGGCAGCGCCGGTCGGCGATCGTCACCCACCCCGCCACCGGCGAACAGACCTGGTTCAACCACTTCGCCTTCTGGAACAGCCGCACCCTGGACCCCGACGTCCGCGAGGTGCTCGTGGAGACGTACGGCGAGGACGGCCTCCCCTTCAACACCTACCTGGGCGACGGGACCCGCCTGACCGACGCCGAGGTCGACGCGATCAACGACGTGTACGACCGGGTCACGGTCCGCGAGACCTGGCAGCAGGGCGACCTGATGCTCGTCGACAACATCCTGTGCGCCCACGGCCGCGAGGCCTACAAGGGCGACCGCAAGATCCTGGTCGCCATGGGAGAGCCGGTCGCCCTGGCCGACTGCGCCCCCGCCACTCAGCCGTCCACCACCGTCTTCGCCGGGGAGTGA
- a CDS encoding non-ribosomal peptide synthetase: MTAVLPERSRTSESVPGDAPRAVADLLDRLALVPAARTAVVAADRELTFGALRAEAMRIASRLAARGIGPESVVALALPRGAGLVAALIGTLTAGAAYLPVDPKLPADRRRYLIEDSGADLVVTAGRDPEPLGAPPAAGTEHVSLAELAAPDGASDPVYAPVAVSADTLAYVIYTSGSTGRPKGVEIGRAAASALLAELEGAQIAATDGGRVGWNASPSFDASVQQWVRVCRGDTLAMIDEETRADPALLARFVDEQALTDLDITPSHAEPLLDLLSADGGPRPLTLLIGGEAVGPELWRRLAEKGAQGVLRTVNLYGPTECTVDSTAGWIDGADEPHIGSVLPGLRMRVLDEKLNPVAEGGSGELYLAGPRVGRGYRRRPALTAERFTADSGGDSAYGGRMYRTGDLVRLLPDGRLGYLGRADGQVKLRGHRIELPEIETALTAVEGVAEAAVLLLDEVHGAPGLVAYYRTTPDGATEVTEGALREHLGAALPAYMLPAAFVALDRFPTTTNGKLDRAALPAPAAASPEQAPAAEGLTRSQELIAGVWAAVLGASRIGPDDNFFKLGGHSLLAIKLVSRVRAELGVALPVKAVYANPRLRDLASHLDTLVAATADAAADAAAGTTAARQDS; this comes from the coding sequence ATGACCGCCGTGCTTCCCGAGCGTTCCCGTACCTCCGAGTCCGTCCCGGGCGACGCCCCGCGCGCCGTGGCCGACCTGCTGGACCGGCTCGCGCTGGTCCCCGCCGCGCGGACCGCCGTCGTCGCGGCGGACCGCGAGCTGACCTTCGGCGCACTGCGCGCCGAGGCCATGCGGATCGCCTCCCGCCTCGCGGCCCGCGGCATCGGGCCCGAGAGCGTGGTCGCCCTCGCGCTGCCGCGCGGCGCCGGCCTCGTGGCCGCGCTGATCGGCACCCTGACCGCGGGCGCCGCCTACCTTCCGGTTGACCCGAAACTGCCCGCCGACCGGCGCCGCTACCTGATCGAGGACTCCGGCGCCGACCTCGTCGTGACGGCCGGCCGGGACCCCGAGCCGCTCGGCGCGCCGCCGGCCGCCGGTACCGAGCACGTGTCCCTCGCCGAACTGGCCGCGCCGGACGGGGCGTCGGACCCGGTGTACGCCCCGGTGGCCGTGTCCGCCGACACCCTCGCCTACGTGATCTACACCTCCGGCTCGACCGGCCGCCCCAAGGGGGTGGAGATCGGCCGGGCCGCCGCCTCCGCGCTGCTCGCCGAGCTGGAGGGCGCACAGATCGCGGCCACCGACGGGGGCCGGGTCGGCTGGAACGCCTCCCCTTCCTTCGACGCCTCCGTGCAGCAGTGGGTGCGCGTCTGCCGCGGCGACACCCTGGCGATGATCGACGAGGAGACCCGCGCCGACCCGGCGCTGCTGGCCCGCTTCGTCGACGAACAGGCGCTGACCGACCTGGACATCACCCCCTCGCACGCCGAGCCGCTGCTGGACCTGCTGAGCGCGGACGGCGGGCCCCGCCCGCTGACGCTCCTCATCGGCGGCGAGGCGGTCGGCCCGGAGCTGTGGCGGCGCCTCGCGGAGAAGGGGGCGCAGGGCGTCCTGCGCACGGTGAACCTGTACGGGCCCACCGAATGCACGGTGGACTCCACGGCGGGCTGGATCGACGGCGCCGACGAGCCGCACATCGGTAGCGTGCTGCCCGGACTGCGCATGCGGGTCCTCGACGAGAAGCTGAACCCGGTCGCCGAGGGCGGCAGCGGGGAGCTGTACCTGGCGGGCCCCCGCGTGGGCCGGGGCTACCGGCGACGGCCCGCCCTGACGGCTGAACGGTTCACCGCCGACTCCGGCGGGGACTCCGCGTACGGCGGGCGGATGTACCGCACCGGCGACCTGGTGCGGCTGCTGCCGGACGGCCGGCTCGGCTATCTGGGCCGGGCCGACGGACAGGTCAAGCTGCGCGGGCACCGCATCGAACTCCCGGAGATCGAGACCGCATTGACCGCCGTCGAGGGGGTCGCGGAGGCGGCCGTCCTGCTCCTCGACGAGGTGCACGGGGCGCCCGGGCTGGTGGCGTACTACCGCACCACGCCAGACGGTGCCACCGAGGTCACCGAGGGAGCACTGCGCGAGCACCTGGGGGCGGCGCTGCCCGCCTACATGCTCCCGGCGGCCTTCGTCGCCCTGGACCGCTTCCCCACCACCACGAACGGCAAGCTGGACCGGGCCGCACTGCCCGCCCCGGCCGCCGCCTCCCCGGAGCAGGCCCCGGCCGCCGAGGGCCTGACCCGCTCGCAGGAACTGATCGCGGGCGTCTGGGCCGCGGTGCTCGGCGCCTCCCGCATCGGGCCCGACGACAACTTCTTCAAGCTGGGCGGGCATTCGCTCCTCGCGATCAAGCTGGTGTCGCGGGTCCGGGCCGAGCTGGGCGTCGCCCTGCCGGTGAAGGCGGTCTACGCCAACCCCCGCCTGCGGGACCTCGCCTCCCACCTCGACACGCTCGTCGCGGCGACCGCCGACGCGGCTGCCGACGCGGCCGCCGGCACGACCGCCGCGCGCCAGGACAGTTAG